Proteins found in one Armatimonadota bacterium genomic segment:
- a CDS encoding pyruvate, phosphate dikinase, producing the protein MWRIALFADRRRKTLYDGWKDMAKKRVYLFEEGNAQMRDLLGGKGANLAEMTNIGLPVPPGFTITTEVCMEYLRSGGKFPEGLMDEVRAAMAEVERRMGRQFGDPANPLLVSVRSGAKFSMPGMMDTILNLGLNAQTVEGLIKQSNNPRFAYDAYRRFIMMFSDIVLGVERHKFEQILDEYKKKLGVTQDTEVPADALKQMCEDYLKLVKEETGKDFPMEPFEQLQLAIEAVFKSWNNPRAQVYREREGIPWDLGTAVNVQTMVFGNMGDDSGTGVAFTRDPATGEKKLYGEYLVNAQGEDVVAGIRTPMHLDELMSINPEIYKQFDEIAKLLENHYRDMMDIEFTVEKNRLFILQCRVGKRTSLAAVKIAVDMAKEGLISKDEAILRVKPGDIDQLLHPQIDPKAKVEVIAKGLAASPGAAVGKAVFDADTAAERGQSEPVILVRPETTPDDIHGMLASKGVLTARGGMTSHAAVVARGFGIPCVAGCEAISIDLNKREFSTNGITVKEGDWISINGSTGEVILGQAPLVEAMFTDELHELLEWADERRKLGVRTNADNPRDAKQAVEFGAEGIGLCRTEHMFFEQDRLPVVQDMILARTEEQRRAALAKLLPVQQKDFEGIFEVMEGRPVTIRLIDPPLHEFLPSYEQTLREVTELRVAVNTLGGKALEGLLAEKEHLLEAIEGMREFNPMLGLRGCRLSILFPEIVEMQVRAILQAAVAVKKRGIDVHPEIMIPLVGDVNELVFVREKLEAVAKAVIEETGADIDYKFGTMIEIPRAALTADEVAQHAEFFSFGTNDLTQTTFGISRDDAEGKFLQKYVEMDILPANPFEKLDRKGVGKLMRMCVEDARKVNPTIKLGICGEHGGEPSSIEFCHEVGLDYVSCSPFRVPIARLAAAQVAIKDKVSVTVDK; encoded by the coding sequence ATGTGGCGCATCGCTCTGTTCGCCGACAGGCGACGCAAAACTCTCTATGACGGGTGGAAGGATATGGCGAAGAAGCGTGTGTACCTCTTCGAGGAAGGCAACGCCCAGATGCGCGACCTTCTGGGCGGCAAGGGTGCAAACCTTGCGGAAATGACCAACATCGGTCTGCCAGTTCCTCCGGGATTCACGATTACCACCGAAGTGTGTATGGAATACCTTCGCAGCGGCGGCAAGTTCCCCGAGGGTTTGATGGACGAAGTGCGCGCCGCAATGGCGGAAGTGGAAAGACGCATGGGGCGCCAATTCGGCGACCCTGCCAATCCCCTGTTGGTATCCGTCCGTTCGGGGGCGAAGTTCTCGATGCCCGGTATGATGGATACCATCCTCAACCTGGGTCTCAACGCCCAGACGGTGGAAGGCTTGATCAAGCAGTCGAACAATCCGCGCTTTGCGTACGACGCCTACCGCCGGTTCATCATGATGTTCTCCGACATCGTGCTGGGCGTGGAGAGGCACAAGTTCGAGCAGATTCTGGATGAGTACAAGAAGAAACTGGGTGTGACGCAGGACACCGAAGTGCCCGCCGACGCGCTCAAGCAGATGTGCGAGGACTACCTGAAGCTGGTCAAAGAGGAGACCGGCAAGGACTTCCCCATGGAGCCTTTCGAGCAGCTGCAGCTGGCCATTGAGGCGGTCTTCAAGTCGTGGAACAACCCGCGCGCGCAGGTGTATCGCGAGCGTGAGGGCATCCCCTGGGACCTGGGTACCGCCGTCAACGTACAGACGATGGTGTTCGGTAACATGGGCGACGACTCGGGAACCGGTGTGGCGTTCACCCGCGACCCCGCTACCGGCGAGAAGAAGCTGTACGGCGAATATCTGGTGAACGCGCAGGGCGAGGACGTGGTGGCGGGTATCCGCACCCCCATGCACCTCGACGAACTGATGTCCATCAACCCCGAAATCTACAAGCAGTTTGACGAAATCGCCAAGCTGCTCGAGAACCACTACCGCGACATGATGGACATCGAGTTCACCGTGGAGAAGAACCGCCTGTTCATCCTGCAGTGCCGTGTGGGCAAGCGCACCTCGCTGGCAGCGGTCAAAATCGCGGTGGATATGGCGAAGGAAGGGCTGATCAGCAAGGACGAAGCCATCCTGCGCGTGAAGCCCGGCGACATCGACCAGCTGCTGCACCCGCAGATTGACCCCAAGGCGAAGGTGGAGGTCATCGCCAAGGGGCTGGCTGCCTCACCGGGCGCGGCGGTAGGCAAGGCGGTGTTTGACGCCGACACTGCTGCGGAGCGCGGACAGAGTGAGCCGGTTATTCTGGTGCGTCCCGAAACCACGCCTGACGACATTCACGGGATGCTCGCTTCGAAGGGCGTGTTGACCGCTCGCGGTGGTATGACCAGCCATGCGGCGGTGGTGGCTCGTGGCTTCGGTATCCCCTGTGTGGCGGGCTGTGAAGCCATTTCCATCGACCTCAACAAGCGCGAGTTCAGCACCAACGGCATCACGGTGAAAGAAGGCGACTGGATTTCCATCAACGGTTCCACGGGCGAGGTCATCCTTGGGCAGGCGCCGCTGGTGGAAGCCATGTTCACCGACGAACTGCACGAGCTGCTGGAGTGGGCGGACGAGCGACGCAAGCTGGGTGTGCGCACCAACGCCGACAACCCGCGCGACGCAAAGCAGGCGGTGGAGTTCGGCGCGGAGGGTATCGGTCTGTGCCGCACCGAGCACATGTTCTTCGAGCAAGACCGCTTGCCCGTCGTGCAGGACATGATTCTGGCTCGCACCGAGGAGCAACGTCGCGCCGCTCTGGCGAAGCTCCTGCCCGTACAGCAGAAGGACTTCGAGGGCATTTTCGAGGTGATGGAAGGACGCCCCGTCACCATCCGCCTGATCGACCCGCCGCTGCACGAGTTCCTGCCCAGCTACGAGCAGACTCTGCGCGAGGTGACCGAGCTGCGCGTGGCGGTAAACACACTGGGTGGCAAGGCGCTGGAGGGTCTGCTTGCCGAGAAGGAGCACCTGCTGGAGGCGATTGAGGGTATGCGCGAGTTCAACCCGATGCTGGGTCTGCGCGGATGCCGTCTCTCCATCCTCTTCCCCGAAATCGTGGAGATGCAGGTGCGCGCCATCCTGCAGGCGGCGGTCGCGGTGAAGAAGCGGGGTATCGACGTGCATCCCGAGATTATGATCCCGCTGGTAGGCGACGTGAACGAGCTGGTGTTCGTGCGCGAGAAGCTCGAGGCGGTTGCCAAGGCGGTAATCGAGGAAACGGGTGCGGATATCGACTACAAGTTCGGCACGATGATTGAGATTCCGCGCGCCGCTCTGACCGCCGATGAAGTGGCACAGCACGCCGAGTTCTTCTCGTTCGGCACCAACGACCTCACGCAGACTACCTTCGGCATCAGCCGCGACGACGCGGAGGGCAAGTTCCTGCAGAAATACGTGGAGATGGACATCCTGCCCGCCAACCCGTTCGAGAAGCTGGACCGCAAGGGCGTGGGCAAGCTGATGCGGATGTGCGTAGAGGATGCCCGCAAGGTGAACCCCACCATCAAGCTGGGTATCTGTGGCGAGCACGGTGGCGAGCCATCGTCCATCGAGTTCTGCCATGAGGTGGGGCTGGACTACGTGTCCTGCTCGCCGTTCCGCGTGCCGATTGCCCGTCTCGCTGCCGCGCAGGTGGCGATTAAGGACAAGGTATCGGTGACGGTGGATAAGTAA
- a CDS encoding antibiotic hydrolase: MRRTKWWRTVLTLSVCVIGVGFLVRAVLSKLQPPVKKQTVMVPMRDGVRLATDIYFPEGEGPFPVILLRSPYDRKLGEGIAQDAARRGYVMVVQNTRGRFGSEGENLPFETDGWGKLRDGEDTVEWIARQPWCNGKIGTWGGSALGITQYLLAGTGTKKVTAQHITVGAPSLYHGVVYWGGVFRKAMIEDWLRISAFSPDALRIWTSHPTYDAYWRERDMTTRYRYTHAPAIHIGGWYDIFAQATIDAFVGMQTQGGQGARGKQKLLIGPWTHGVFQEKAGELTFPNAKNPPGSAHDIWKWFDHYLKGVDNGVDREPAVTYYVMGDVTDRNAPGNEWRTADRWPPVNATPTPFYLHPDRSLSVHKPEEGGMLSYTYDPKDPVPTVGGPRLTLPAGAMDQRRIESRPDVLVFTSEPLREPVEVTGRVRVILWASSDAPDTDFAAKLCDVYPDGRSINICEGILRARFREGFSREKLLQPGTSYRFEIDLWSTSIVFNKGHRIRVHITSSNAPAFDPNPNTGEPFRASERTRPAHNTIYMDTKRPSHILLPVVQRSR, translated from the coding sequence ATGCGCAGGACAAAATGGTGGCGAACGGTACTGACCCTCAGTGTATGTGTCATCGGCGTCGGTTTTCTCGTGCGAGCGGTGCTCTCTAAACTGCAGCCGCCGGTGAAGAAGCAAACGGTCATGGTGCCGATGCGCGATGGGGTGCGTCTGGCAACGGATATCTATTTCCCTGAAGGGGAGGGACCCTTCCCCGTGATCCTGTTGCGCTCCCCATACGACCGCAAGCTGGGCGAGGGAATCGCTCAGGACGCGGCACGCAGGGGATATGTGATGGTTGTTCAGAACACACGCGGGCGGTTTGGCTCAGAAGGGGAGAACCTGCCTTTTGAAACCGATGGCTGGGGCAAGCTGCGTGACGGCGAGGACACCGTAGAGTGGATAGCCCGTCAGCCCTGGTGCAACGGCAAAATCGGCACGTGGGGCGGTTCTGCGCTGGGCATCACGCAGTATCTGCTGGCTGGCACTGGCACGAAGAAGGTGACCGCTCAACATATCACTGTCGGGGCACCCAGCCTGTACCATGGTGTGGTGTATTGGGGCGGTGTGTTCCGCAAAGCGATGATTGAGGACTGGCTGCGCATCAGTGCTTTTAGCCCCGACGCGCTGCGCATCTGGACATCTCACCCTACCTACGACGCCTACTGGCGTGAGCGAGATATGACTACCCGCTACCGCTACACCCATGCACCCGCCATCCACATCGGCGGCTGGTACGACATCTTCGCGCAGGCAACGATAGACGCCTTCGTCGGCATGCAGACACAGGGCGGGCAGGGTGCACGCGGCAAACAGAAGCTGCTGATAGGACCCTGGACGCATGGGGTGTTTCAGGAAAAAGCGGGGGAACTGACCTTTCCCAACGCCAAGAATCCGCCCGGAAGCGCGCACGACATCTGGAAGTGGTTCGACCACTATCTGAAAGGGGTGGACAACGGCGTAGACCGCGAGCCTGCGGTGACCTACTATGTGATGGGCGACGTGACCGACCGCAATGCTCCCGGCAACGAGTGGCGCACCGCCGACAGGTGGCCTCCTGTGAATGCCACGCCAACCCCCTTCTACCTGCATCCAGACCGCTCGCTCTCCGTGCACAAGCCCGAAGAGGGCGGCATGCTGAGCTATACCTACGACCCCAAAGACCCTGTGCCAACGGTGGGCGGACCACGTCTGACCCTGCCCGCCGGAGCGATGGACCAGCGTCGGATAGAGAGCCGTCCCGATGTGCTCGTGTTCACCAGCGAACCGCTGCGGGAGCCCGTAGAAGTCACAGGCAGGGTTCGGGTAATCCTGTGGGCTTCCAGCGATGCACCGGACACCGACTTCGCGGCCAAGCTGTGCGACGTATATCCGGACGGACGCTCCATCAACATCTGTGAGGGCATTCTACGCGCCCGATTCCGGGAAGGGTTCTCTCGCGAAAAGCTTCTGCAACCGGGCACATCCTATCGCTTCGAGATAGACCTGTGGAGCACCAGCATTGTCTTCAACAAGGGGCATCGGATTCGGGTGCACATCACTTCAAGCAACGCCCCAGCCTTTGACCCCAACCCGAACACTGGGGAGCCTTTCCGCGCTAGCGAACGCACCCGTCCGGCACACAACACCATCTATATGGATACCAAACGTCCCAGCCATATCCTGTTACCAGTGGTACAGAGAAGCCGATAA
- the dsbD gene encoding thiol:disulfide interchange protein DsbD, giving the protein MHRIIALLFTILLLTITAVAQFAPPKDALSVQATASVKQVVPGKPFQILVTLNIKHPYHVNANPASEKFLIPTSVTIDPVPGITFAAPQYPKGLLREFAFTGGKKIAVYEGKVVVRVPATPSQGLKSGEVTVRGKVNYQACDDKSCYPPGDVPFTLKLKVGTASASAATEETQAVAQAGETSPADGSAGTPAAAGSFSSTPGGAYLQKLQDLLNTGRFAIALPIILLLGLLLNLTPCVYPLIPITISFFSRQTSGSSGRTFGLALVYVFGMALMYAALGTAAAALGKTFGFQLQNPWVLGGFAVILVALALSMFGVYQLQLPAGLRNKARLREGWLGALLMGLLVGVAAAPCVGPVVVALAAVVSGTGNVPLGFLLFLTLGIGLGIPYIVLAMFSGAIRRLPRSGEWMVAVEHLFGFALIGVAIFFLSPILPAAVYKWLMFAFLAGVGVYLVAIDQLAKTVRAFFWFKRLLGVALVAWAVMIALPTQKAESAHIAWQPYSETALQQAIAERKPVVIDFYADWCLPCKELEANTFSDPRVAQAFEGVLALKADLTRDDSPAVQELKKRFGIVGVPTIVFLDGSGQEHKALRLVQFEPPDAFLKRMAQFHSLATQTAKR; this is encoded by the coding sequence ATGCACCGAATCATTGCTCTGTTGTTCACCATATTGCTGCTGACCATCACCGCCGTAGCGCAGTTTGCGCCGCCGAAGGACGCGCTGAGCGTACAGGCGACGGCATCAGTGAAACAGGTCGTGCCAGGGAAGCCTTTTCAGATACTGGTGACGTTGAACATCAAACATCCCTACCACGTGAATGCCAACCCGGCGAGCGAGAAGTTCCTGATTCCTACCAGTGTGACGATAGACCCTGTACCGGGTATCACCTTCGCTGCTCCCCAGTATCCGAAGGGCTTGCTGCGCGAGTTCGCTTTCACCGGAGGCAAGAAAATCGCCGTTTACGAGGGCAAGGTGGTTGTGCGTGTTCCTGCTACGCCCTCTCAGGGTCTGAAGTCGGGCGAAGTCACCGTTCGCGGCAAGGTGAACTATCAGGCGTGCGATGACAAGTCCTGTTATCCTCCTGGGGATGTGCCCTTTACGTTGAAACTCAAGGTGGGCACCGCTTCCGCCAGCGCGGCGACGGAGGAAACACAGGCAGTGGCACAGGCGGGCGAAACCTCTCCGGCAGATGGCTCGGCGGGCACGCCTGCCGCGGCAGGAAGCTTCTCTTCCACACCGGGGGGAGCATATCTGCAGAAACTCCAAGACCTGTTGAACACCGGGCGATTTGCCATCGCTCTGCCTATCATCCTGCTGCTGGGGCTTCTTTTGAACCTGACGCCCTGTGTGTATCCGCTGATTCCCATCACCATCTCCTTTTTCAGCAGGCAGACCTCCGGCAGTTCGGGGCGCACTTTCGGACTGGCTCTGGTCTATGTGTTCGGGATGGCGTTGATGTACGCCGCGCTGGGCACGGCAGCAGCGGCATTGGGAAAGACTTTCGGGTTCCAGTTGCAAAACCCCTGGGTGTTAGGTGGGTTCGCAGTGATACTGGTGGCACTGGCGTTGAGCATGTTTGGAGTGTATCAGTTGCAGTTGCCCGCCGGTCTGCGGAACAAGGCGCGCCTGCGCGAAGGCTGGCTGGGCGCGTTGTTGATGGGTTTGCTGGTGGGTGTGGCGGCAGCGCCGTGTGTGGGTCCTGTGGTGGTTGCTCTGGCAGCGGTGGTGTCCGGCACAGGCAACGTGCCTCTGGGCTTTCTACTGTTTCTGACGTTAGGAATCGGCCTGGGCATTCCGTATATTGTGCTGGCGATGTTCTCGGGAGCGATCCGACGCCTGCCTCGCAGCGGTGAGTGGATGGTGGCGGTGGAGCATCTGTTCGGCTTTGCACTGATTGGCGTAGCGATATTCTTCCTCAGCCCCATCCTGCCTGCAGCAGTTTATAAGTGGCTGATGTTTGCCTTCCTAGCAGGTGTGGGGGTGTACCTGGTAGCCATCGACCAGCTGGCGAAGACGGTACGCGCTTTCTTCTGGTTCAAGCGGCTGCTGGGCGTTGCGCTTGTAGCGTGGGCGGTGATGATTGCACTGCCCACACAGAAAGCGGAAAGCGCTCACATCGCTTGGCAGCCCTACAGTGAGACGGCGCTCCAGCAAGCCATCGCCGAGCGCAAGCCGGTGGTGATTGACTTTTACGCCGACTGGTGCTTGCCTTGCAAAGAGCTGGAGGCAAACACTTTCTCGGACCCGCGCGTGGCGCAGGCGTTCGAGGGCGTGCTGGCGCTGAAGGCTGACCTGACGCGCGACGATAGCCCTGCCGTGCAGGAGTTGAAAAAACGCTTCGGGATCGTCGGCGTACCCACGATTGTCTTCCTGGACGGCTCCGGGCAGGAACACAAAGCGCTGCGCCTGGTACAGTTCGAACCGCCGGACGCTTTCTTGAAGCGGATGGCACAATTCCATTCGCTGGCGACACAGACAGCGAAGCGATAG
- the natB gene encoding sodium ABC transporter, whose product MNRTFVVFWKELREVLRDRRVLFSTIVSPLLLTPMLLWGIGMMVRQRQESARTVVIPAGVVAPRGGEEFITALKEGGFAVQTVENRQQAEAMLRSRRVKVVVLLEERFEEHLHNESTAKLVVLFDPLNDSSRDAVQRLKALTDSFSAVWLQRRLARRFIGSEFAQPLAVVTQAIKTESPVGNLVLSIILPYVIVLSAFFGAVSPAFDLVAGEKERGTLETLLATPASRRQIVWGKFLTVVVVCMLAAIFAMLGMMLAFAMPTSANIFAEQAGKFGLSVPAMGALLVTLLPLTVFYSAMLVILSTFARNQKEAQTYLIPLSSLIVLPAVASMFVRTESGLWLAAIPVLNSAIIIKQVLTGIVNPTFLLVSLLLSGLVAVLTLQIATRLFERETVLLSS is encoded by the coding sequence GTGAACCGAACCTTTGTGGTCTTTTGGAAGGAGCTACGCGAGGTTCTGCGCGACCGACGAGTGCTATTCTCCACCATCGTCTCTCCGCTCTTACTGACCCCGATGCTGCTGTGGGGCATCGGGATGATGGTGCGGCAACGTCAGGAATCCGCCCGTACGGTGGTCATCCCCGCAGGGGTGGTCGCCCCCAGAGGCGGCGAGGAGTTCATCACCGCGCTGAAAGAGGGGGGCTTCGCCGTTCAAACCGTTGAGAACCGGCAACAGGCGGAGGCGATGTTGCGCAGCCGCCGCGTGAAGGTGGTGGTTCTGCTGGAAGAGCGTTTCGAGGAGCACCTGCACAACGAGAGCACTGCGAAGTTAGTCGTGTTGTTTGACCCTTTGAACGACAGCTCTCGCGACGCGGTGCAGCGGTTGAAGGCTTTGACCGATAGCTTCAGCGCGGTATGGCTCCAACGGCGTCTCGCCCGTCGTTTCATCGGTTCGGAGTTCGCCCAACCGCTGGCAGTGGTCACTCAGGCGATAAAGACCGAGAGTCCGGTGGGCAACCTCGTTCTCAGCATCATCCTGCCCTACGTCATCGTGCTATCGGCGTTTTTCGGGGCAGTTTCGCCCGCTTTTGACCTCGTGGCGGGGGAGAAGGAGCGTGGTACGCTGGAAACACTTTTGGCGACGCCTGCCTCGCGCCGACAGATTGTCTGGGGGAAGTTCCTGACCGTAGTGGTCGTGTGCATGTTGGCAGCGATATTCGCCATGCTGGGGATGATGCTGGCTTTCGCGATGCCCACGAGCGCCAATATCTTCGCTGAGCAGGCAGGCAAGTTCGGTCTGTCCGTGCCGGCAATGGGCGCACTGCTGGTCACCCTGCTACCGCTCACCGTTTTCTACTCGGCGATGCTGGTTATCCTCTCCACCTTCGCCCGCAACCAGAAGGAAGCTCAGACCTACCTGATACCGCTCAGTTCGCTCATTGTGCTGCCCGCTGTAGCATCGATGTTCGTACGCACGGAGTCCGGGCTGTGGTTGGCGGCGATACCCGTGCTGAACAGTGCGATCATCATCAAACAGGTGCTGACGGGTATCGTGAACCCCACGTTTCTGTTGGTCTCTTTGCTCCTCTCCGGTCTGGTGGCGGTGCTGACGCTGCAGATAGCCACCCGCCTGTTCGAGCGGGAGACGGTTCTGCTCAGTTCGTGA
- the natA gene encoding sodium ABC transporter ATP-binding protein — MPNALFFLYNNERCAQAKPVRGKGVLLVERIIEMVTASGLSKIFTDRKRGTVVALDEVSFEARPGEVLGILGVNGAGKTTLLRVLGTILAPSAGEATVAGYSIRTQPQEVRQHIGYLTGSTALYGRLTAREVLTYFGSLYGLSRKVLHQRIEELVETLQMKEFIDGRCDRLSTGQKQRVSIARSIIHRPPVMFLDEPTAGLDVVTSRTIMQFIQHSRQRGHTILFSTHIMSEAERLCDRIAVIHRGRIVATGTLEELRARTGERALELIFLSLIGEKEGEE, encoded by the coding sequence TTGCCCAACGCTCTTTTCTTCCTGTACAATAACGAGCGGTGCGCACAGGCGAAACCTGTACGCGGGAAGGGTGTCCTCCTTGTTGAAAGGATTATCGAGATGGTTACGGCATCGGGTTTGAGCAAAATCTTCACCGACCGCAAGCGGGGCACGGTGGTTGCGCTGGACGAGGTGAGCTTTGAGGCGCGCCCCGGAGAGGTGCTTGGCATTCTGGGTGTCAACGGTGCAGGCAAGACCACGCTTCTGCGCGTGTTGGGCACGATACTGGCTCCCTCCGCAGGCGAGGCGACGGTTGCCGGATACAGCATCCGCACGCAACCGCAAGAGGTGCGCCAGCATATTGGCTACCTGACCGGCTCCACCGCGTTGTATGGTCGTCTCACGGCGCGAGAGGTGCTCACCTATTTCGGCTCCCTGTATGGTTTGTCGCGCAAGGTGCTGCACCAGCGCATCGAGGAACTGGTAGAGACCCTGCAGATGAAGGAGTTTATCGACGGGCGGTGCGACAGGCTTTCCACCGGTCAGAAACAGAGGGTGAGCATCGCCCGGAGCATCATCCATCGCCCCCCTGTGATGTTCCTGGATGAGCCCACGGCGGGGCTGGACGTGGTGACTTCACGCACCATCATGCAGTTTATCCAGCACAGTCGCCAGCGTGGACATACCATCCTGTTCTCCACGCATATCATGAGCGAAGCCGAACGGCTCTGCGACCGCATCGCGGTCATCCACAGGGGACGCATCGTGGCAACCGGCACACTGGAGGAACTGCGAGCGCGCACGGGCGAGCGAGCACTGGAACTGATATTCCTGAGTCTTATCGGCGAAAAGGAGGGCGAAGAGTGA
- a CDS encoding transcriptional regulator gives MASVLEKVSALYTSLNEAERKVADFVLNHPEEARGCSVIHLSDRSGVSETTVVRFCRSIGFKGYADFKLALVADLAPQREPVPDVHGDVSPEDDLPRLVQKVLNMDVQAVASTMELLDIKQFERAVDVIASARRVAIFGVGSSLPVCMDLQYRLQRCGINTLFSVDDHLQAINAALLEPGDVGLAVSYSGASRETIESVELAKEAGARTVCVTSFRRSPLAKLCDICLVTSAGRTQWLDETITARLVQLALFDALCVALARRKHGEALPILNKIARAVERKRHTV, from the coding sequence ATGGCGTCGGTACTGGAAAAAGTTTCTGCGCTGTACACCTCCTTGAACGAAGCGGAGCGCAAAGTCGCCGACTTTGTGCTGAACCATCCCGAGGAGGCGCGGGGCTGTAGCGTCATTCACCTCAGCGACCGCAGCGGAGTCAGCGAGACCACGGTGGTGCGATTCTGCCGCTCTATCGGCTTCAAGGGCTACGCGGATTTCAAGCTGGCGCTGGTCGCCGACCTGGCTCCCCAGCGCGAACCTGTGCCCGATGTGCATGGCGACGTATCGCCTGAAGACGACCTTCCCCGACTGGTGCAGAAGGTGCTGAACATGGACGTGCAGGCGGTCGCCAGCACGATGGAGTTGCTGGACATAAAGCAGTTCGAGCGGGCTGTAGACGTCATCGCCAGCGCACGCCGGGTAGCGATATTCGGGGTGGGCAGCTCACTGCCCGTGTGTATGGACCTGCAGTACCGTCTGCAGCGTTGTGGCATCAACACCCTCTTCTCGGTGGATGACCATCTTCAGGCAATCAACGCCGCTCTGCTGGAGCCGGGTGATGTGGGGCTGGCGGTATCCTATTCCGGAGCGAGCCGTGAAACGATCGAATCGGTGGAACTGGCGAAAGAGGCAGGCGCACGCACCGTCTGCGTCACCAGCTTCCGACGCTCCCCGCTGGCGAAGCTGTGCGACATCTGTCTGGTGACCTCCGCCGGACGCACGCAGTGGCTGGATGAGACCATCACCGCGAGGCTGGTACAGCTGGCTCTGTTTGACGCGCTGTGTGTGGCGCTGGCTCGCCGAAAGCACGGTGAAGCACTGCCCATTCTGAACAAAATCGCCCGAGCGGTGGAGCGAAAGAGGCACACGGTATGA
- a CDS encoding galactitol-1-phosphate 5-dehydrogenase yields the protein MKALVLHAIGDLRYEEVPQPEPGAGEVLVRVAYCGVCGSDIPRIFSKGTYRFPLICGHEFAGVVERCGEGVTGFAPGDRVAVFPLIWCGQCAACEKGRYVQCESYDYLGSRRDGAFAEYVVAPARNLLRLPEGVSLQEGAMTEPAAVALHALRRAGGCQPGETVAIFGAGPIGLMVAQWARTMGASQVVLFDVVEEKLTLAKELGFAHTYHSLHHTPEEVIVSWTKGQGAHLCIEAAGVPPALLQACTCARRGGRVVMLGNPSADVTFPAALLSQLMRREVNLYGTWNSDYAVYSEEDDWHATLQAMASGQLDLLPLVTHRVPLSRAADTLHAMRDRRGFFCKVLIYPDGQEEE from the coding sequence GTGAAAGCATTGGTGCTCCATGCGATAGGCGATTTACGCTACGAGGAAGTTCCCCAGCCGGAACCCGGCGCGGGCGAGGTGCTGGTGCGTGTAGCGTACTGTGGCGTGTGCGGCTCCGACATTCCCCGTATCTTCTCCAAAGGCACATATCGTTTCCCATTGATATGCGGTCATGAGTTTGCAGGTGTCGTGGAACGATGCGGTGAAGGTGTCACAGGCTTCGCGCCGGGCGACAGGGTGGCAGTCTTCCCCCTGATATGGTGCGGGCAGTGCGCCGCCTGTGAAAAGGGCAGGTATGTGCAGTGCGAGTCGTACGATTACCTCGGCTCGCGGCGGGATGGAGCGTTCGCCGAGTATGTGGTGGCACCTGCTCGCAACCTGCTGCGTCTGCCAGAGGGCGTCAGCCTTCAGGAAGGGGCGATGACCGAACCGGCAGCGGTGGCGCTCCATGCGCTGCGTCGTGCCGGGGGATGCCAACCGGGCGAAACGGTGGCGATATTTGGCGCGGGACCGATCGGGCTGATGGTGGCGCAGTGGGCGCGGACGATGGGCGCGTCGCAGGTGGTGCTTTTCGACGTGGTGGAGGAGAAGCTCACGCTGGCAAAGGAGCTGGGCTTTGCGCACACGTACCACTCCTTACACCATACGCCCGAAGAGGTCATCGTCTCCTGGACAAAGGGTCAGGGGGCGCATCTGTGTATCGAGGCGGCGGGAGTGCCCCCCGCACTCCTGCAGGCTTGTACCTGCGCCAGAAGGGGAGGACGGGTGGTGATGCTGGGCAACCCCTCGGCGGATGTCACCTTCCCTGCCGCTCTGCTCTCGCAGCTGATGCGGCGCGAGGTGAACCTGTATGGCACGTGGAACTCGGACTACGCGGTGTATAGCGAAGAGGATGACTGGCATGCCACCCTGCAGGCGATGGCGTCTGGGCAGTTAGACCTGCTGCCGCTCGTGACCCACCGCGTGCCGTTGAGCCGTGCCGCCGATACCTTGCACGCCATGCGCGATAGAAGGGGGTTCTTCTGCAAAGTGCTGATATATCCCGACGGACAGGAGGAAGAGTAA